The Solanum dulcamara chromosome 6, daSolDulc1.2, whole genome shotgun sequence genome contains the following window.
ctTGAATACAAGATTAGAGCTTGACTCGGTGGTTTAGGGGGTTCAAAATTCATATTGAGGTTTCCaagtttgaatttttataaccctgaTGTAAATATTTATGTGCATATTATGCTTGATAAAATGCCAATAAGAGCATGATCAATAGGACATGAGTCTTTCCTGTGAGGTGCATTATATGAGTATATGTTTGGAGTTTAGTTTGGTGACAATAAGCTAAATCGGGATTAACTTGTAAAGTTTGCTCTATATGTCATGTAGATCTACTTAATTAATATGTGTTCTGTGTCAATTTTTTTAGGCGAAGGACTTTAAAAGTGGAGGAAACTTTGTTTTTCAGCAGAAGCTTTGTATCAAAGACAAGTTCAATTTTTCCTAGAAAATTTGGTACTTGGGCAGCTTGGTTTTCGTTGAAGTCTAGCTTGGATTTGAAGTTGCGTTTTAAGCCTTTGAGACTAATTCATATGGAGAACAAAGAGAGCAGCAGCTCCAGAGGTGCCTTAATTGTTTTAGAAGGGCTGGATCGTTGTGGGAAGACGTCACAGTCTGGCAGACTGTACAAGTATTTGGATGAGCAGGGATATTCAGTCGAGTCATGGAGATTTCCTGACAGAAATACAGGCATTGGGCAAATGATTTCTTCTTATCTTGCTAACAAATCACAGTTGGATGACCATGCAATCCATCTTCTCTTCAGTGCAAATCGTTGGGAGAAGAGGTTTGTTTTATTCACACAGCCTTGTTTGCATTGCCCATAAACTGCATTTTTCCAAAACTGAAATACTCCATCTTCTCCACAACAAAAAAGAATTCCTTTTGTCTCCTTTGGTTACAGTTCTTTCTTTCATGAAGAAGATTTAGCCATTTTGTTAGGTTCAACAGTTTGTTTAATTTCCCAAAGCAAACCCTTCTGTTTTCTTGAATGGCTTCTGAGAATAAAAGCTCAATCAAATTTAGTATAAACTCCATCCTTGGTAGAATTTTTACACACGAATTTTGTAAATAAATCAAACTATTCAATTTATGTACAGTCTAGGGCTAATCTATTgcacaaattttattttggcaATGGATCTAGTGTGAGCAATGCTGCTATTGCTCATAGTTGGTCAAGAATAATTGAATATGTAGAAtgatctttttaaaaaaattataatggaGCATTAATTATGGTTTACATAGTAAATAATTTTACCATCAAGTTTCAAATACTTCTACAATTATACTTGACTATTGTAACGATGCAGTGGAGCACCCATGACTTTGATATCCACCATTACCTGTCAAAAATACTTAGGCATGGCATTTGTTACTACCCTATCCATATCTAGGTATATGTGGAGATGAAATTGGTTAGCTTATTAATTAAATCAATCAATGGCTAGTCAGTAATCATCTATCCTCCAAATTTGATATGCTGGCTATCCCTCTGAACTGATGGTTTGAACGCTGGGACTTTTTTCCTAATAACTGAGAAATCCCTGAGGGCTAGTGGCACACGGTTCAATACTCGGTGGATAATGGCCTGTCCCTCTGCCCTTTTCCACTTAATATAATGCTTTTTGTCTGCGGTAGGGTTCAAACCCATGAGTGCACCTAACTCACATATCATGAGCTGTGCTTTACCACTAGATCAAAACCTTGGGGGCATGTTCTTTATGCTATTGGAAGTACATTTCTCACTTAATCTGGCTGTACATTAGTTGGTATTTCCTTATATTTGTTTACAGGAACAGAATAGAGATCTGAAAATCAAGAGAACTTGGCAGGAGTACATTGACTAAGACCAGCTATTGCTAATTATTCCCATCTTCTCCCTGCTACTTTCAAACTTATAAAAAAGATTTTGCCTTTGTGGatcaagaaaatgaaaataactTTGTATAATGGCTAGAAAGGGAATTAAGTGGTATAAGACCTACCAGTTTAAAGGACTCTTGACCAGACCAGTTGTCTACCCATGAAAAATGCCCCCTCACCAAAATGAATAAGCAAATGTTTATATGCATGCTTTTCTAATTTTCTATTCACTTTGTAGTTTGTTCTCAAGCAAAGACATTGATGAAAACAGACAAAATATGGAAATAGTTGATTTCCCACTTTTGTAATCCGTAAATACCACTGCTATTTAACTGACAAGTTTTAAATGGTTTTTGCTACCTTCATTTTTCATTCTAAGTCGGATAGTATATCTGAAAATTTGCAGTGAGTTGGCTAATGATCATTGTAGAATTTAACATGCTTTTAGCCTGGTGTAGTGGTGTGTTCAGAAATTATTAATTTCTGTTAAGAAACTGCAGATCATTAATGGAGGAAAAGCTGAAGAGTGGAACTACTCTCATCGTTGACCGCTATTCTTATTCCGGGGTGGCATTTTCCTCTGCTAAGGGATTAGATATTGGATGGTGTAAGGTAAAATCATGTCTTACTTCATTGATGTGGCAATTTCAAAACCTCCTAGCAAGTTTAGCACAGATCTTTTACTGCAGGCTCCAGAAATTGGGTTGTTAGCTCCAGATCTGGTTGTATATCTCGACATATCACCTgaggtagttttttttttctttttttctttttcacctGTCTAAAGTAAGAGAGATATTGTCAATGCATTTTTCTAATTTGAAGTCTGTCTTTGGaatatatgtggatctactctGTTATTGAGGATCAGCTGTACCCTTTTACTTTATCTTTCCATATTATGGAGGTTTTCTATTGTTTGACTTGTTAACTATTCTTTTTCAGCAATATTTTGAATATGGAAGATTTGCTCTCCATTGTTGTTAATGTGACTCtgtttattaattatttcaattttatgaTAACTAGAAAGCTGCTGAAAGAGGAGGTTATGGAGATGAACGATATGAGCAGCTTGAGTTTCAGAAAAAGGTGGCTGGATTTTATTTGGCTCTTCGTGATTCCTCGTGGAAGGTGACTTGTTTTCCATTTGTCTACGGAAATAGAAATGGTTGTTTAAGTAAATATAGCAACTAGTCTGATAACCTAATAGTTGTCGAATATCATCATTTGGTTTTTGACTCAGCAGTACTTTCTGAGTTAGTTTGGATGTTTCTGACATTTAATATAGCATGTCTATGGTAACTAAGCAGGAACGTAATCTGGCATTGACTAAACAGTACTGATCAGATTCTGATTTGATTTTCTTTATACACAaattcacttttttcatgaaaCAAATAGTAGGTTGATCAGTTTTTTTTAATCCAAACCTTGGTGATAGCATTGCCTTGTTGATGTTGTTTCCTTGACTTATTGCAGGTTATTGATGCAACCCTTTCGATTGAAGATGTAGAGAAGAAGCTCAGAGAAGTTGTACTTGACTGTATGATGACGTGCCACAAAGGGAAACCATTGTCTCAGTTATGGCCATGTTAGGTCTAGTGAATGTCTgcatgaatgatatgtataccgTCTTTGTTACACTGTATTATTCAGATATATTTTGCTGTATTTAATCATCTACACGATTTCCTTGGAAGTGTGGAGTGCTTCATGTTTATAGATCCCTGTTATGTTCATGCTGCAATACCAGTGTTTTTGATGATTAtttgaaatactattttggtgagtgGCGAAAAAGAAAGATTGCAAATGTTTATGTGAAAAGATAGTTGTACTACAAACCATTATATTAACAGAATTAAGAATCTTTCTCCTTGGAAATTAGAGAAAGGAAAACAAAAGTAATGTTTCcaagttttcctttttgagTCTGAGTAGAATAAGCGGGAAGAAATTAAGGAAAATGAGATCTATTTTTCTTCTTACTACAACATTCTCATTGTAATCTCACAATTGGGATATGGGAAGGGGTGGTGGGTATGCATCCTTACTCGttaccttgtgaaggtagatAGCGGCTGTTGAAGAAGAAACATAATCttccttttaaaatttattttccaTGTCCTCAGTGTAAAACTGAAACCTAACTCCATCTTATGAACATAAAACTAAGGGGTGAATTGAGTGTTGGAATAACACAGACCAAATTGAGCAGAAAGGATACAGCTGATTGCCTGATTCATGTACTGGCTCCAATTATTTAAGGATTGAAGTATATTTGTTATGTTTTAGTTGTTTTTGGTTATCTAGTGTTGTACGGTTGATCCACATTAGCATACTTTATTTAGAGCAATAGTAATAATCTGGGTTCTTAGGGTTTGACAAAGCCAAACACTACTTACAGAATAATTTTGCATGATCTGATATATGAAGCAGATTCTTTGGTCTTCGTCAATTGTGTTCAAATAATTTCTCATCTGTCTTTTCGTACTTAAATTTACTTGTATTTTAGCACTGTGTAAGCAGAAACATGGTAATGATTAAGTGAATTGAAGACAGAAGATTTGCCCTGGATGTAGTGGCGATTTTGTTGGAGAAGGTTGTGCTTGGATGCAAAAAATGGATGATACTGATGAAACTCCGGTATGTACAAATAACCTCACTTGCGTTTCTATGACTTAGCTTATGGtatttcaaccaatcaattaaTCAAATAGAAAACATACTTGAGCCTTGAATTTGCTTCATTTTTCTGTTTGATACTTCAAATAATAGAGGCTTAACTTAATCTGGACGCGTTCCTTTTCAATGGAAGACCTTGTTAGGATCCTGACAATACctaaatatgtgtatgaaaGCTTTTTCTTAATGACAAACTCTTATTCATAGCAAAAGCCTTGCAAAATTTCTGGACTTTCTGTATGATCTTCAAGTTTTTCTGATGCCTTGATCTTCAAGTCCAGCAAAGAACACAAGCCAAATTACAACTCTGCATAAAATACAATAGATTGTGATTCATTATAATAATGTCAACGTCCACTGACATGTTCTTATTTGATTCCCTTGCTATTTACATGAACTTTCTTATATAAAAATTTGGTAAAATAATATACTAGTCTCATATTTTGTGGTCCTTGATCAACAATGTGGTTGTAGTTTAAAAGTTCAATATCTTTGGCCTAATGCCATTGCCACCTTgcttttttcttgattttcctcTGCCAAACAAAGTTATCCTCCGGAAAATCTTAAGTAACCTAGTAGCATATCGCTTTTGGGAAGAAAAATTCACAGAACCAATGCAACTAGTCACTTGTCCAACGGTGTTTCTCTTATTGCTTGGTGTTCTTCCCTCTAGACCATATGGTTTCAAGCTTTGAAAATTTGTGGAAACTGGTTCAACTTTCTTGGAGATGGTTTCTTTTTGCTTAGAAATGTGCTGCAGTTGAAGTGTTTTTTTCAAGGATATCAATTCTTCTTCAAGGCTTTGGATTCTGAAGCTCGTGGATTCATATTCCTTCCTTGAGAATTCAGACCTTTGCACTGCTGAATCTTTTAACAAGAAGCTTAGTGTTTTGCTGCCTCCTTCACTTCTTTCCATATATGGACTCTCAACCAAGTTCTGGCTTTTGGAATTTGGATATATTGTACCTGAGAGGCTTCCAGAGTACTCTCCACAATGAGCATATCGGAACGAGTCTGAACATTCCTTAAAAGTTTGCTGTGTGTTTAGTTGCTGAACAAACAAAGCCTGGACAATAAGTCTCAATGGCATTAATTCATTTTGAACTGCTTCAATGCACACTTCTTGGGAAAGTTTCTGGCAATTGAGGTATTTGCACACCAATCCTTTCTCTTCTTGTGACATATCTGGATGGGCCTGGATAAAATGGAAAATTTTTCATTATTGAGGGAAAAAATTTCAACAGTTTATCGACAGCCCTTGGCTTTTCCACTTTAgaggtgtgatttgattgaaataTACAGAAATGCGCTTTTCACTTTATATTATGTAGAAAACTTACCATGAGAAAAGTGCTTAAGGCTCTATAGAGATGATCGTGCGTTTGCCTGCTGGACAATGGAACAGTTTCAATGAGCTCCAAGAATCTTTTCGAACTCCATTGTGGATCAGTGGCTATCGCGGTTAGATATACATCCCAAAGTTCAGCAACGACATAATTTCTTGGTGAAAGTGTATGAGTTAACTCCATGCTATAGGATACATATTTCGAAAATATGCTCTTCATTATTGATAACTCAATGCAGGAAGAAATGTAGTCTTTGCTGCTATCCGGAAGGTGAAAATCTTCCACTCGAGCCAAGTATAGTAGGGACGCAATCTGATCTTGCAGCTTTTCCCTACTTTCACCTGTTAAACCAAGTTGAAGTGATCTTGAAAGCAAAGAGAAGTAAAATCCAACAGGGATTACTTTACTAGCTTTCTCTCCCATAGGGAGCAAATCAAGAATTCCTTGAAGAATCTTGGAAACCTTTTCATTAGTATCGTTGTcatcgtcatcatcatcatcaacgtCATTGTCAGCTTTTCCGTCCTTCCTAGCATTCTGCCAATACTGGTGAGTTTTTCTAGAAAGCACCCATTTGTTTGCATAGAAAAGAACTATGGGGCTGACATACTTTTCCTTCATCCCTTGTCTTCTCAGAGATGATATTATCCTCTTGAAGAAAGGAAATGGCAGAGCGATAAGATCTTTAATCCACAAATCTTGGCTAAGAATTTCCTTAACTGTCTCATTGCTCCAAGGCTGACTTGCTAGGGCCTCCAATGTAACAACTGGATGGTCCCTTCTCCTTTCAGGATCAAGAATTTCCATGCAGGCCATGAAGGCAAGTGACTCGATGCAACGGCTAACAATCAGCAGCTCCTCAGCCAAAGGAAGCAATAATTGGCATTTTTGGAGGACTATCAGAGTATCATCCCAGCTTTGCAGCACAACCTGGTTCAAATATATGTCAAAACGCTCACAAAGATTGCCAGAGATGTACTCTTCTGTCATTTCAAGGAACTCTGCTGCACACCTTAGCGCTGCAACGTTGAAAGGGTCGACTAATGTGGAGGATCCATAGATGAAAAGTGCCATCATTTCAAAAGTCTCTGCCCCTCCAGGGAAATTTCCTGGTAATTCTACCTCATTTGATTCATTCAATTGTCTTCTGAAGTATCCGCTTTTCGAGAACAACGGGTGCTGCAACATCAAAAACCAAGAAAGTGAGCTAATTGATAATAGCATTATGTTGAAAATGGTGCTTAATTAATTGGAGCTCCATGCTAATTGAGTTGAGAGATCTCACCTTATGCAAGTTAAAGATCCTACCAGCTATCCGAACTCGAATTGTGACAGGCAAACCAGTTTCTTGACTCCTGAAAGAACATTTCTTGATAATTTAAAACAACAACATAGccattgaaatttcacaagTGCGGTCTAGAGAGGATGGAGTGTCTTACCCCTACTGTATAAGGGTAGAGAGACGATctccgatagaccctcggctcaagtaaaGCATATCAAACAAGCAATATAGAAACAAAAGTTTGTTCCCACCGCAAATAAGTAAAAATTTGTGCTATAGTACTCATTTCCCACCGATCCAATTCACTCGGAAATACATGGTGGGAAGTGGGAAACTTCTTATTTTTTCCGTATGAAAACATTACTATTTTTTCTTCTCACCAATTCAATCAAAACATATGTGGAAATAGTC
Protein-coding sequences here:
- the LOC129893398 gene encoding thymidylate kinase-like isoform X1; protein product: MQSFLVAKPNSFVHMFSVPCDMGVSYCVSRFRVFIHVYIYSGSDLRGREPVHLDPFDKKIILRRTLKVEETLFFSRSFVSKTSSIFPRKFGTWAAWFSLKSSLDLKLRFKPLRLIHMENKESSSSRGALIVLEGLDRCGKTSQSGRLYKYLDEQGYSVESWRFPDRNTGIGQMISSYLANKSQLDDHAIHLLFSANRWEKRSLMEEKLKSGTTLIVDRYSYSGVAFSSAKGLDIGWCKAPEIGLLAPDLVVYLDISPEKAAERGGYGDERYEQLEFQKKVAGFYLALRDSSWKVIDATLSIEDVEKKLREVVLDCMMTCHKGKPLSQLWPC
- the LOC129893398 gene encoding thymidylate kinase-like isoform X2 codes for the protein MTHSCNFALTRTLRRTLKVEETLFFSRSFVSKTSSIFPRKFGTWAAWFSLKSSLDLKLRFKPLRLIHMENKESSSSRGALIVLEGLDRCGKTSQSGRLYKYLDEQGYSVESWRFPDRNTGIGQMISSYLANKSQLDDHAIHLLFSANRWEKRSLMEEKLKSGTTLIVDRYSYSGVAFSSAKGLDIGWCKAPEIGLLAPDLVVYLDISPEKAAERGGYGDERYEQLEFQKKVAGFYLALRDSSWKVIDATLSIEDVEKKLREVVLDCMMTCHKGKPLSQLWPC
- the LOC129892202 gene encoding BTB/POZ domain-containing protein At5g48130, giving the protein MGTSSSPKDSSILYSPLSSPNVGALLKIKIISWSQETGLPVTIRVRIAGRIFNLHKHPLFSKSGYFRRQLNESNEVELPGNFPGGAETFEMMALFIYGSSTLVDPFNVAALRCAAEFLEMTEEYISGNLCERFDIYLNQVVLQSWDDTLIVLQKCQLLLPLAEELLIVSRCIESLAFMACMEILDPERRRDHPVVTLEALASQPWSNETVKEILSQDLWIKDLIALPFPFFKRIISSLRRQGMKEKYVSPIVLFYANKWVLSRKTHQYWQNARKDGKADNDVDDDDDDDNDTNEKVSKILQGILDLLPMGEKASKVIPVGFYFSLLSRSLQLGLTGESREKLQDQIASLLYLARVEDFHLPDSSKDYISSCIELSIMKSIFSKYVSYSMELTHTLSPRNYVVAELWDVYLTAIATDPQWSSKRFLELIETVPLSSRQTHDHLYRALSTFLMAHPDMSQEEKGLVCKYLNCQKLSQEVCIEAVQNELMPLRLIVQALFVQQLNTQQTFKECSDSFRYAHCGEYSGSLSGTIYPNSKSQNLVESPYMERSEGGSKTLSFLLKDSAVQRSEFSRKEYESTSFRIQSLEEELISLKKTLQLQHISKQKETISKKVEPVSTNFQSLKPYGLEGRTPSNKRNTVGQVTSCIGSVNFSSQKRYATRLLKIFRRITLFGRGKSRKKQGGNGIRPKILNF